In Euphorbia lathyris chromosome 10, ddEupLath1.1, whole genome shotgun sequence, a single genomic region encodes these proteins:
- the LOC136208607 gene encoding uncharacterized protein isoform X2, producing the protein MLKKLVEKASISMKPGGASDGLKSTDVEPRLTFHYGIPSGANMFAYDSIQKILAVSTRDGRIKLFGKDNTQVLLECPEAVPSKFLQVWDLDKKLLSHVHVFNNDITAFAVMQHCLYMYVGDSIGNVSVLKLDEETSCIDKMKYSIPFSASHGNVNEVSDDNAVSCILPQPTAESKRVLIIFRDGLISLWEIRDSRTIMETGGSLLRSQYNETKKVTSACWTCPFGSKVAVGYINGDIFIWGIPATTPNLPDNGIQSSPLYKLNLGYKSDKIPISSLKWLHADGKGSRLYVMGAPEFSSTNLLQVVLLNENTETRTIKLGLHLSEPCIDMEIISSSYDQSKHKQECFLLLGKSGHVHIYDDCQIEKYLLQSQSRGSPSLPKEVMVKMPFTESIITTAKFIINNSHILTFRDEDYLLFSKNMTSLFAFETKPKDTNPVPFSGFSKIENLYITGHSDGAINFWDASYPILVPIFSIKQQSEDDFSLSGIALTALYFNGDSRILISGDHSGMVRIFNFKPEPYATDNSFMPFQGSSKKGNTHIIQSVKLMKVNGSVLSMNLNHNSGYLAVGSDQGYVSLIDLKGPTLLYEKHIASEFSTGIVSLQFETLIVHGFEKKSLLVATKDSSVLAVDVDTGNMMGTSTVHPKKPSKALFMQILHGQDTLAGGSSKLTCAEDSVKQPSLLICSEKAVYVYSLNHVVQGVKKVHYKKKFHSSTCCWASTFYSASDVGLVLLFTTGKIELRSLPELSLIKEFSVRGFTYTAPTLNTLSDNSICCSQDGEIVMVNGNQELFIVSILRNEQFRLLYSFDQVYRKDLMSLPEGHASGAMIQKEKKKGIFSSVIKGSKPKQVPEVETEDTRESIEELTLVFSTANFACDAEDNNNTATDAMDLDIDDIDLDDPEEKPKDQNILAAALNKQKLASKFQAFKGKIKQMKVKNEKIINKEQEQDEKADVVDQIKKKYGFSSSSESSAAREAESKLHENVKKLQGINLRTTEMQDSAKTFSAMAKELLRNSEKDKRSL; encoded by the exons ATGTTGAAGAAGCTCGTGGAAAAGGCTTCTATTTCCATGAAG CCTGGAGGGGCTTCGGATGGTTTAAAATCCACTGACGTAGAGCCACGGCTAACATTCCATTATGGGATACCATCGGGAGCTAACATGTTTGCTTATGACTCTATTCAAAAGATTCTTGCTGTTTCTACCAG AGATGGAAGAATCAAATTATTTGGTAAAGATAATACTCAAGTTCTTCTTGAATGTCCTGAGGCAGTACCAAGCAAGTTTTTACAG GTCTGGGATCTTGACAAGAAGTTGTTGTCTCATGTTCATGTTTTTAATAATGATATCACCGCATTTGCTGTAATGCAACACTGTCTTTACAT GTATGTTGGAGATTCTATCGGTAATGTGTCAGTTTTGAAGCTTGATGAAGAAACCTCCTGTATAGATAAAATGAAATACTCTATTCCTTTTTCTGCTTCTCATG GGAATGTAAACGAAGTTTCTGATGATAATGCTGTATCGTGCATACTGCCCCAACCAACAGCTGAGAGCAAGAG GGTTCTTATAATATTCAGAGATGGGCTAATTTCGTTATGGGAAATCCGAGACAGTAGAACCATTATGGAAACTGGTGGAAGCTTGTTGCGGTCACAATATAATGAAACAAAGAAAGTAACTTCTGCATGCTGGACATGTCCTTTTGGAAGTAAAGTTGCTGTTGGGTACATCAACGGAGATATTTTCATTTGGGGCATTCCTGCTACTACTCCAAATTTACCAGACAATGGCATTCAGAGTTCTCCTCTGTACAAACTTAATTTGGGATACAAGTCCGACAAAATTCCTATATCATCACTGAAATGGCTTCACGCTGATGGGAAGGGTAGTCGACTGTATGTTATGGGTGCCCCTGAGTTTTCATCTACCAACTTGTTACAG GTAGTCTTATTGAATGAAAATACTGAAACTCGCACAATCAAGTTAGGGCTTCATTTGTCTGAGCCTTGCATTGACATGGAAATAATTTCAAGCTCTTATGATCAAAGCAAACATAAACAGGAGTGTTTTCTCTTGCTTGGAAAGTCAGGGCATGTTCATATTTACGATGATTGTCAGATTGAAAAGTACCTTCTACAATCCCAATCGAGGGGTTCTCCTTCATTGCCAAAGGAGGTCATGGTGAAGATGCCTTTCACTGAGTCAATCATCACTACAGCAAAATTCATCATCAATAACTCTCACATCTTGACTTTTAGAGACGAG GATTACCTTCTATTTTCCAAAAACATGACATCACTTTTTGCTTTTGAGACAAAGCCTAAAGACACGAATCCTGTCCCCTTCAGTGGGTTTTCAAAGATTGAGAATTTGTACATAACTGGACACAGTGATGGAGCTATTAATTTCTGGGATGCGTCGTATCCAATTTTAGTCCCAATTTTTTCAATAAAGCAACAG AGTGAAGATGATTTTTCTTTAAGTGGTATTGCACTAACGGCGTTGTATTTTAATGGCGATTCTCGGATCCTTATTTCGGGGGATCACAGCGGAATG GTTCGCATCTTCAATTTTAAACCTGAGCCATATGCCACAGATAACAGCTTTATGCCTTTTCAAG GAAGTTCCAAGAAAGGAAACACCCACATCATCCAGAGTGTCAAACTCATGAAGGTGAATGGTTCTGTGCTTTCTATGAACTTAAACCACAACTCAGGATATCTGGCTGTCGGGTCTGATCAAGGATAT GTTTCACTAATTGATCTGAAAGGACCTACGTTACTGTATGAAAAACATATTGCAAGTGAATTTTCTACTGGCATCGTCTCACTGCAGTTTGAAACCTTAATTGTGCATGGTTTTGAGAAGAAATCTTTACTAGTTGCTACAAAGGATTCATCGGTCTTGGCTGTTGATGTTGATACTGGGAACATGATGGGCACCAGCACAGTGCATCCCAAGAAACCATCCAAAGCTTTATTCATGCAGATATTAC ACGGGCAGGACACATTAGCTGGAGGATCAAGTAAACTTACTTGTGCCGAGGATAGTGTAAAGCAGCCCTCTTTACTTATATGTTCTGAGAAAGCTGTGTATGTCTACTCATTAAATCATGTAGTCCAG GGAGTAAAGAAGGTTCATTACAAAAAGAAGTTCCATTCCTCTACTTGTTGCTGGGCTTCGACATTCTATAGTGCATCAGATGTTGGCCTTGTACTCCTCTTCACCACTGGAAAAATTGAATTAAG GTCTTTGCCGGAGTTATCATTGATAAAGGAATTTTCAGTAAGAGGTTTTACATATACTGCACCAACGCTTAATACCTTATCAGATAATTCAATATGCTGTTCGCAGGATGGAGAAATTGTTATG GTGAATGGCAATCAAGAGTTGTTTATTGTTTCAATCTTGCGAAACGAACAGTTCAG GCTTTTGTACTCCTTCGATCAAGTCTACAGAAAAGATCTGATGTCATTACCAGAAGGACATGCTTCAGGAGCTAtgattcaaaaagaaaaaaagaag GGTATATTTAGCTCTGTAATAAAGGGAAGTAAACCAAAGCAAGTTCCTGAAGTGGAAACAGAAGATACAAGAGAAAGTATTGAAGAACTTACTTTGGTCTTTTCAACAGCCAACTTTGCTTGTGATGCTGAAGATAACAATAACACTGCTACAGATGCGATGGATTTAGACATAG ATGATATTGATCTTGATGATCCTGAAGAGAAACCCAAAGATCAGAACATCTTGGCAGCAGCACTTAATAAGCAGAAACTGGCAAGCAAATTTCAGGCTTTTAAAG GTAAAATAAAACAGATGAAGGTTAAAAATGAGAAGATCATCAACAAGGAACAGGAACAGGATGAGAAGGCCGATGTAGTTGATCAAATCAAGAAGAAATATGGGTTCTCTTCATCTAGT GAATCAAGTGCAGCTAGAGAAGCTGAAAGCAAGTTGCATGAGAATGTTAAAAAGTTGCAG GGGATTAATTTAAGAACTACAGAAATGCAAGACTCCGCCAAAACATTCTCTGCAATGGCAAAAGAGTTGCTACGAAATTCAGAAAAGGATAAAAGAAGTTTGTAA
- the LOC136208607 gene encoding uncharacterized protein isoform X1, translating to MLKKLVEKASISMKPGGASDGLKSTDVEPRLTFHYGIPSGANMFAYDSIQKILAVSTRDGRIKLFGKDNTQVLLECPEAVPSKFLQFIQNKGILLNVNSKNHIEVWDLDKKLLSHVHVFNNDITAFAVMQHCLYMYVGDSIGNVSVLKLDEETSCIDKMKYSIPFSASHGNVNEVSDDNAVSCILPQPTAESKRVLIIFRDGLISLWEIRDSRTIMETGGSLLRSQYNETKKVTSACWTCPFGSKVAVGYINGDIFIWGIPATTPNLPDNGIQSSPLYKLNLGYKSDKIPISSLKWLHADGKGSRLYVMGAPEFSSTNLLQVVLLNENTETRTIKLGLHLSEPCIDMEIISSSYDQSKHKQECFLLLGKSGHVHIYDDCQIEKYLLQSQSRGSPSLPKEVMVKMPFTESIITTAKFIINNSHILTFRDEDYLLFSKNMTSLFAFETKPKDTNPVPFSGFSKIENLYITGHSDGAINFWDASYPILVPIFSIKQQSEDDFSLSGIALTALYFNGDSRILISGDHSGMVRIFNFKPEPYATDNSFMPFQGSSKKGNTHIIQSVKLMKVNGSVLSMNLNHNSGYLAVGSDQGYVSLIDLKGPTLLYEKHIASEFSTGIVSLQFETLIVHGFEKKSLLVATKDSSVLAVDVDTGNMMGTSTVHPKKPSKALFMQILHGQDTLAGGSSKLTCAEDSVKQPSLLICSEKAVYVYSLNHVVQGVKKVHYKKKFHSSTCCWASTFYSASDVGLVLLFTTGKIELRSLPELSLIKEFSVRGFTYTAPTLNTLSDNSICCSQDGEIVMVNGNQELFIVSILRNEQFRLLYSFDQVYRKDLMSLPEGHASGAMIQKEKKKGIFSSVIKGSKPKQVPEVETEDTRESIEELTLVFSTANFACDAEDNNNTATDAMDLDIDDIDLDDPEEKPKDQNILAAALNKQKLASKFQAFKGKIKQMKVKNEKIINKEQEQDEKADVVDQIKKKYGFSSSSESSAAREAESKLHENVKKLQGINLRTTEMQDSAKTFSAMAKELLRNSEKDKRSL from the exons ATGTTGAAGAAGCTCGTGGAAAAGGCTTCTATTTCCATGAAG CCTGGAGGGGCTTCGGATGGTTTAAAATCCACTGACGTAGAGCCACGGCTAACATTCCATTATGGGATACCATCGGGAGCTAACATGTTTGCTTATGACTCTATTCAAAAGATTCTTGCTGTTTCTACCAG AGATGGAAGAATCAAATTATTTGGTAAAGATAATACTCAAGTTCTTCTTGAATGTCCTGAGGCAGTACCAAGCAAGTTTTTACAG TTCATTCAGAATAAAGGCATCCTTCTAAATGTGAATTCCAAGAACCACATTGAG GTCTGGGATCTTGACAAGAAGTTGTTGTCTCATGTTCATGTTTTTAATAATGATATCACCGCATTTGCTGTAATGCAACACTGTCTTTACAT GTATGTTGGAGATTCTATCGGTAATGTGTCAGTTTTGAAGCTTGATGAAGAAACCTCCTGTATAGATAAAATGAAATACTCTATTCCTTTTTCTGCTTCTCATG GGAATGTAAACGAAGTTTCTGATGATAATGCTGTATCGTGCATACTGCCCCAACCAACAGCTGAGAGCAAGAG GGTTCTTATAATATTCAGAGATGGGCTAATTTCGTTATGGGAAATCCGAGACAGTAGAACCATTATGGAAACTGGTGGAAGCTTGTTGCGGTCACAATATAATGAAACAAAGAAAGTAACTTCTGCATGCTGGACATGTCCTTTTGGAAGTAAAGTTGCTGTTGGGTACATCAACGGAGATATTTTCATTTGGGGCATTCCTGCTACTACTCCAAATTTACCAGACAATGGCATTCAGAGTTCTCCTCTGTACAAACTTAATTTGGGATACAAGTCCGACAAAATTCCTATATCATCACTGAAATGGCTTCACGCTGATGGGAAGGGTAGTCGACTGTATGTTATGGGTGCCCCTGAGTTTTCATCTACCAACTTGTTACAG GTAGTCTTATTGAATGAAAATACTGAAACTCGCACAATCAAGTTAGGGCTTCATTTGTCTGAGCCTTGCATTGACATGGAAATAATTTCAAGCTCTTATGATCAAAGCAAACATAAACAGGAGTGTTTTCTCTTGCTTGGAAAGTCAGGGCATGTTCATATTTACGATGATTGTCAGATTGAAAAGTACCTTCTACAATCCCAATCGAGGGGTTCTCCTTCATTGCCAAAGGAGGTCATGGTGAAGATGCCTTTCACTGAGTCAATCATCACTACAGCAAAATTCATCATCAATAACTCTCACATCTTGACTTTTAGAGACGAG GATTACCTTCTATTTTCCAAAAACATGACATCACTTTTTGCTTTTGAGACAAAGCCTAAAGACACGAATCCTGTCCCCTTCAGTGGGTTTTCAAAGATTGAGAATTTGTACATAACTGGACACAGTGATGGAGCTATTAATTTCTGGGATGCGTCGTATCCAATTTTAGTCCCAATTTTTTCAATAAAGCAACAG AGTGAAGATGATTTTTCTTTAAGTGGTATTGCACTAACGGCGTTGTATTTTAATGGCGATTCTCGGATCCTTATTTCGGGGGATCACAGCGGAATG GTTCGCATCTTCAATTTTAAACCTGAGCCATATGCCACAGATAACAGCTTTATGCCTTTTCAAG GAAGTTCCAAGAAAGGAAACACCCACATCATCCAGAGTGTCAAACTCATGAAGGTGAATGGTTCTGTGCTTTCTATGAACTTAAACCACAACTCAGGATATCTGGCTGTCGGGTCTGATCAAGGATAT GTTTCACTAATTGATCTGAAAGGACCTACGTTACTGTATGAAAAACATATTGCAAGTGAATTTTCTACTGGCATCGTCTCACTGCAGTTTGAAACCTTAATTGTGCATGGTTTTGAGAAGAAATCTTTACTAGTTGCTACAAAGGATTCATCGGTCTTGGCTGTTGATGTTGATACTGGGAACATGATGGGCACCAGCACAGTGCATCCCAAGAAACCATCCAAAGCTTTATTCATGCAGATATTAC ACGGGCAGGACACATTAGCTGGAGGATCAAGTAAACTTACTTGTGCCGAGGATAGTGTAAAGCAGCCCTCTTTACTTATATGTTCTGAGAAAGCTGTGTATGTCTACTCATTAAATCATGTAGTCCAG GGAGTAAAGAAGGTTCATTACAAAAAGAAGTTCCATTCCTCTACTTGTTGCTGGGCTTCGACATTCTATAGTGCATCAGATGTTGGCCTTGTACTCCTCTTCACCACTGGAAAAATTGAATTAAG GTCTTTGCCGGAGTTATCATTGATAAAGGAATTTTCAGTAAGAGGTTTTACATATACTGCACCAACGCTTAATACCTTATCAGATAATTCAATATGCTGTTCGCAGGATGGAGAAATTGTTATG GTGAATGGCAATCAAGAGTTGTTTATTGTTTCAATCTTGCGAAACGAACAGTTCAG GCTTTTGTACTCCTTCGATCAAGTCTACAGAAAAGATCTGATGTCATTACCAGAAGGACATGCTTCAGGAGCTAtgattcaaaaagaaaaaaagaag GGTATATTTAGCTCTGTAATAAAGGGAAGTAAACCAAAGCAAGTTCCTGAAGTGGAAACAGAAGATACAAGAGAAAGTATTGAAGAACTTACTTTGGTCTTTTCAACAGCCAACTTTGCTTGTGATGCTGAAGATAACAATAACACTGCTACAGATGCGATGGATTTAGACATAG ATGATATTGATCTTGATGATCCTGAAGAGAAACCCAAAGATCAGAACATCTTGGCAGCAGCACTTAATAAGCAGAAACTGGCAAGCAAATTTCAGGCTTTTAAAG GTAAAATAAAACAGATGAAGGTTAAAAATGAGAAGATCATCAACAAGGAACAGGAACAGGATGAGAAGGCCGATGTAGTTGATCAAATCAAGAAGAAATATGGGTTCTCTTCATCTAGT GAATCAAGTGCAGCTAGAGAAGCTGAAAGCAAGTTGCATGAGAATGTTAAAAAGTTGCAG GGGATTAATTTAAGAACTACAGAAATGCAAGACTCCGCCAAAACATTCTCTGCAATGGCAAAAGAGTTGCTACGAAATTCAGAAAAGGATAAAAGAAGTTTGTAA